The Tripterygium wilfordii isolate XIE 37 chromosome 17, ASM1340144v1, whole genome shotgun sequence genome has a window encoding:
- the LOC119982613 gene encoding ubiquitin-related modifier 1 homolog 2, producing MQLTLEFGGGLELLCDSVKIHNINVALQNGIEKLTMKDLLSWVRTNLIKERPEMFMKGDSVRPGVLVLVNDCDWELSGQLDTTLEEKDVVVFISTLHGG from the exons ATGCAGCTCACCCTTGAATTCGG TGGTGGTTTAGAGCTTCTTTGTGATTCTGTGAAGATACATAACATAAATGTTGCTCTTCAAAATGGGATTGAGAAG TTAACCATGAAAGATTTGCTCTCTTGGGTCCGTACCAATTTGATCAAGGAGAGACCTGAAATGTTCATGAAGGGAGATTCCGT GAGGCCTGGTGTTTTAGTCCTCGTTAATGATTGTGACTGGGAGCTGAGTGGCCAACTTGATACAACTCTGGAAGAGAAGGATGTGGTTGTCTTTATTTCTACCTTGCATGGTGGATAA
- the LOC119981786 gene encoding ATPase ARSA2, translated as MASENQDIPEGNVQNILEQESLKWVFVGGKGGVGKTTCSSILSILLASVRSSVLIISTDPAHNLSDAFQQRFTKSPTLVTGFTNLYAMEVDPTVENEDMGNNNDGMDSLFSELSNAIPGIDEAMSFAEMLKLVQTMDYSVIVFDTAPTGHTLRLLQFPSTLEKGLGKMMSLKNKFGGLLSQMTRIFGMGDEFGEDAIMGRLEGMKDVIEQVNKQFKDPDLTTFVCVCIPEFLSLYETERLVQELTKFEIDTHNIIINQVLFDEEDVESKLLKARMQMQQKYLDQFYMLYDDFNITKLPLLPEEVTGVEALKSFSHHFVRPYEPSTHRNTVEELERKVSTLRQQLKDTETELEKLRKGKQKI; from the exons ATGGCTTCAGAAAACCAAGATATACCGGAGGGAAATGTACAGAACATACTGGAGCAAGAAAGCCTCAAGTGGGTCTTCGTCGGAGGCAAAGGTGGTGTCGGCAAAACGACCTGTAGCTCGATTCTCTCAATCCTGCTCGCTAGTGTTCGATCCTCCGTGTTGATCATCTCCACCGATCCGGCTCACAATTTGAGCGATGCGTTTCAACAGCGATTCACCAAGTCCCCAACTTTGGTCACTGGCTTCACCAATCTATATGCAATG GAGGTGGATCCTACTGTCGAGAATGAAGACATGGGGAATAATAATGATGGGATGGATAGTTTGTTTTCTGAGCTTTCCAATGCAATACCTGGAATCGACGAGGCCATGAGCTTTGCTGAGATGTTGAA ATTGGTGCAAACAATGGATTATTCTGTTATAGTATTTGATACAGCTCCTACAGGCCATACACTAAGGCTATTACAGTTTCCTTCAACCTTAGAGAAAGGGCTTGGGAAAATGATGtccttgaaaaataaatttggtGGCTTATTGAGCCAG ATGACCCGTATCTTTGGTATGGGAGATGAGTTTGGTGAGGATGCAATTATGGGACGGCTCGAAGGCATGAAAGATGTCattgaacaagtaaataagCAGTTTAAAGACCCA GATTTGACAACCTTTGTCTGTGTTTGCATTCCGGAGTTCCTCTCTCTATATGAAACAGAGAGACTGGTGCAGGAACTCACGAAGTTTGAGATAGACACTCACAACATCATCATTAACCAAGTTCTTTTTGATGAAGAAG ATGTTGAATCAAAGTTGCTGAAAGCCAGAATGCAGATGCAGCAAAAGTACCTTGATCAGTTTTACATGTTGTATGATGACTTTAACATCACTAAGCTACCATTGTTGCCAGAAGAG GTTACTGGGGTCGAAGCTTTGAAATCATTTTCGCATCATTTTGTGAGACCATATGAACCTTCAACCCATAGAAACACGGTGGAAGAGCTGGAGAGAAAGGTATCCACACTAAGGCAACAGTTGAAAGATACTGAAACAGAACTAGAGAAACTCCGAAAAGGAAAGCAAAAAATCTAA
- the LOC119981615 gene encoding uncharacterized protein LOC119981615: MASKLHSKNKTHELFTSVSFIAGTASWFIALVIVLFILLSSLGEDDCGYGDEEVVVRGDQFSGRPCDEIYVVQEGETLNSISDKCGDPFIVEENPHIHDPDDVFPGLVIKITPSKTSKKAN; encoded by the coding sequence atggctTCTAAGCTTCATTCAAAGAACAAAACTCATGAGCTATTCACATCGGTATCGTTCATAGCCGGTACAGCTTCTTGGTTCATTGCCCTTGTGATTGTATTATTCATATTGCTGAGCTCTTTGGGAGAGGATGACTGTGGTTATGGTGATGAGGAGGTTGTTGTTAGAGGTGATCAATTTTCGGGCCGTCCGTGCGACGAAATCTATGTTGTTCAAGAAGGGGAGACTCTTAATAGTATTAGTGATAAGTGTGGTGATCCTTTCATTGTTGAAGAGAATCCTCATATTCATGATCCGGATGATGTTTTTCCTGGCCTTGTCATCAAGATTACTCCTTCAAAGACCAGCAAAAAGGCCAATTAA